One window of Scheffersomyces stipitis CBS 6054 chromosome 1, whole genome shotgun sequence genomic DNA carries:
- the KNS1 gene encoding serine/threonine protein kinase has translation MSLISNRKRPRGFSETVLIEENEDDVVDEDPEVIDDEDDEDLIILEERDLIPKPRRNNSDSLLILDSDAVEAYNMFNVNNINNNINQPFEIGANNNPIKKQRTNSLPQLPQARCFYTKLPNNYIFQTPKLGNIKTNVIPHQLNLPPCDDENGHYVIKLNETFANRFIIIKLLGQGTFGKVVQCFDKVNREHVAIKIIRNIQKYRDAAKIELRILSTLKKFDNKNVNHCIHLRECFDYRGHICIVTDLLKISLYDFLENNKFISFPGSHIQAISKQLIRSVSFLHDLNLIHTDLKPENILLHDDSHIKKNLYSSTIVSSYMNLSSSSAPKKTPKYSKVLKNPLIQIIDFGSAIFNDEYHSSIVSTRHYRAPEIVLGVGWSFPCDMWSIGCILVELIIGEPLFKTHDNLEHLAMIEKICGYRIDKAMVKLSKEKENECGLEYFTKEYISSEEDSDGDDDVIIDDETTKYNSLTLMFPTNSTPMKFINSVDELSRIDLFVSSRIGLDIDFDYSLSANYEKNKNIINFGNFTFWWFFIDLLRKLFVINPEDRLNAMDALYHPWFNLGIEDEGTL, from the exons ATGTCGCTCATATCCAATAGAAAGAGACCCAGGGGGTTCAGTGAAAC G GTGTTGATAGAGGAgaacgaagacgacgtcGTAGATGAAGATCCGGAAGTAattgacgatgaagacgacgaagacttgatcaTACTCGAGGAACGGGACTTGATTCCAAAACCGCGCAGGAACAACTCTGACTCCTTGCTCATTCTAGACAGCGATGCCGTAGAGGCATACAACATGTTCAATGtgaacaacatcaacaacaacatcaaccAACCGTTTGAGATCGGCGCAAACAACAACCCTATAAAGAAACAGAGAACCAACTCACTACCGCAGTTACCGCAGGCTCGCTGTTTCTACACCAAGTTGCCAAATAACTACATCTTTCAAACGCCGAAGTTGGGCAACATCAAGACGAACGTAATACCCCACCAGCTCAACTTACCTCCTTGTGACGATGAAAACGGCCATTAtgtcatcaagttgaacgagACCTTTGCCAATcgcttcatcatcatcaaactTCTTGGCCAAGGTACATTTGGCAAAGTCGTGCAATGTTTTGACAAAGTAAATCGTGAGCATGTAGCCATCAAGATAATTCGTAATATCCAGAAGTATCGCGACGCTGCTAAGATCGAGTTGCGCATCTTGTCGACTCTAAAGAAGttcgacaacaagaacGTCAACCATTGCATTCATCTCCGGGAATGCTTTGACTATAGAGGCCATATCTGTATAGTTACggacttgttgaagatttcgCTTTAcgacttcttggagaacaacaagttcatATCGTTCCCCGGGTCTCACATCCAAGCCATTTCTAAACAGTTGATACGTTCTGTGAGCTTTTTGCacgacttgaacttgattcACACAGACTTGAAGCCAGAAAACATCTTGCTCCACGACGACTCTcacatcaagaagaacctATACAGCTCTACTATCGTATCGAGTTATATGAACTTATCGTCTTCCTCTGCACCTAAGAAGACTCCCAAGTATCTGAAGGTGTTAAAAAATCCATTGATACAGATCATTGATTTTGGTTCTGCCATCTTTAACGACGAGTACCACTCCTCTATTGTCTCTACGAGGCACTACAGAGCTCCAGAAATTGTTTTGGGCGTAGGCTGGTCGTTTCCGTGCGATATGTGGTCTATTGGGTGCATACTCGTAGAGTTGATCATTGGTGAGCCTCTCTTCAAGACCCACGACAACTTGGAGCACTTGGCGATGATTGAGAAGATCTGTGGCTACAGAATAGATAAGGCCATGgtcaagttgtccaagGAGAAGGAAAACGAGTGCGGACTCGAATATTTTACCAAGGAATATATCAgctctgaagaagactcgGATGGTGACGACGACGTGATTATAGACGACGAAACTACCAAGTACAACTCATTGACGTTGATGTTTCCTACGAACTCGACTCCTATGAAGTTCATCAACAGCGTAGACGAGTTGTCGCGGATCGACTTGTTTGTTAGTTCTCGTATCGGCTTGGATATCGACTTTGACTATTCGTTATCGGCCAACTACGAGAAAAATAAgaacatcatcaacttcgGCAACTTCACGTTCTGGTGGTTCTTCATCGACCTTTTGCGCAAGTTGTTCGTCATAAACCCGGAAGACCGTCTCAATGCCATGGATGCATTGTACCATCCGTGGTTCAACTTGGGCATTGAGGATGAGGGTACATTGTAA
- the ATG12 gene encoding Autophagy-related protein 12 (Autophagy-related ubiquitin-like modifier ATG12), translating into MSLQSESDLSSSDESLNCSIEEESLDAKIPLSTSVFLERLPHDKQRMLTETILDKEGQLPSRLAQSMFLSERVKEPSRIPLSNESEEAVGGSAENANTVDDEDAKTEVSNDRIDNENNTATASSGAVHNEYTSIDAEGPEKEPLATHGLSMELISDISTSKEVQKHLEKTEPETTSTSKYSIQSDTSSKSDSSPNSGTAPKRASSLKPGLDSDSTLKADSSPKSASEAKTTIRFVPIGSTPRINPLVFTISSNQTVSILIKFLAKKLKTKDHVYLYIQNSFQPTPDEKLSDLYNLFRTNNELIVSYLVRLEVQDN; encoded by the exons ATGTCCCTTCAGTCCGAATCGGACCTCTCCTCGTCGGATGAATCTCTCAATTGCTCCATCGAGGAGGAATCGCTTGATGCGAAAATCCCTCTATCAACTTCTGTCTTTCTAGAACGACTACCCCATGATAAACAACGAATGCTTACGGAGACCATCCTCGATAAAGAAGGACAATTGCCACTGCGATTGGCCCAGTCGATGTTTCTATCTGAGCGAGTCAAAGAACCATCGCGTATTCCTCTTCTGAATGAACTGGAAGAGGCAGTGGGTGGCCTGGCTGAAAATGCTAATACagttgatgatgaagatgcaAAAACTGAAGTTTCCAATGACAGAATAGATAATGAAAACAATACAGCTACTGCTTCTTCAGGTGCTGTTCATAATGAGTATACATCAATTGATGCTGAAGGTCCTGAGAAAGAACCTCTAGCTACTCATGGATTATCCATGGAATTGATATCAGATATCTCAACATCAAAAGAGGTACAGAAACATCTAGAAAAGACTGAACCAGAAACTACTTCGACATCAAAATACTCCATTCAATCCGATACAAGCCTGAAAtctgattcttctccaaattcTGGTACTGCTCCAAAGCGTGCTTCTTCGCTAAAACCTGGTTTAGATTCTGATTCTACACTAAAGGCTGATTCTTCACCTAAGCTGGCTCTGGAAGCTAAAACAACTATACGATTCGTGCCCATTGGTTCGACTCCTAGAATCAACCCTCTAGTTTTCACGATCTCTTCTAATCAAACCGTTTCAATACTAATCAAATTTCTCGCCAAAAAACTCAAAACAAAGGACCATGTCTACTTGTACATCCAGAACTCGTTCCAGCCAACTCCAGACGAGAAGTTATCTGACTTGTACAATTTGTTTCGAACCAATAACGAGTTGATCGTCAGTTATT TAGTTAGACTCGAAGTACAAGATAACTAA
- the COX19 gene encoding Putative cytochrome c oxidase, subunit COX19 — protein PGGNFRGWTPTPPERGSFPLDHDGECTEYMTKYLQCMRFTENKNAPNCRILAKQYLGCRMDNQLMEESTWDSLGL, from the coding sequence CCAGGCGGAAATTTTAGAGGTTGGACACCTACTCCTCCAGAAAGAGGTTCTTTTCCTCTTGACCATGATGGAGAATGTACAGAGTATATGACCAAATACTTGCAATGCATGCGTTTCACTGAGAACAAAAACGCGCCCAACTGCCGTATCTTGGCCAAACAGTATCTTGGTTGTCGTATGGACAACCAGCTCATGGAGGAGCTGACATGGGATTCGTTGGGGTTG
- the YBP2 gene encoding YAP1 binding protein 2 (YBP2) (required for the oxidative stress response to peroxides via the the Yap1p transcription factor), with product MSESDVSENSESTIEPFVFERVLESLKTAATETLESKDYLSYSTLLDIYLGEPAKYTYDEREELLSALLSILSANPGLTYEIGWDLPGLLILYVDSDFDFTGGLRKAPCVYKILKIFEVLAINGNPKELFLKSCELLTTISADDSQVTDDSSIKEKFFDVKLYCIFELVDSCFKRIKTYYPSRFLAMTVASFINLAHKNGNDSPNNISFIMKRAYTFARNYSSPPLPDSDGDKMSPEDLSKIKEDEEYLQRKLLTGFISQLIQLMSNDNLNGYTLDHLSFLQVPHRGQLKKYFEYSVNLPVMDRLAELALSYDINLTQHFKSMVADSHTLLRSFDYSIDRDELSAQIFEKVVVDYQKTLAMSIINSDAKEIRDSPLGIFLLYTHAISVRRTFDLIKVSFSDAVVLTLRVLVPELVQSTFVFKGVEDATIFWTWYALYQTSLNNKSVETEIAAISPVLLTIYYQVIFFVVITNSNRPNFKYAVLTLLTRVLALSPEDLSYDFVKDSLHNCPYESEKPIMIGVLKELLTKDKSSSTSDVTEALANSEDSKVPLPPTLPPRASSASSRYFTLTKARLEDILALVQEAVDSAFVTHESTVAIDPSKLSTLSAYLNLLVIIKKDPVVLQDKKALDKVVESAEENIAAVKEKHKKYPNSNKFELNAAGILEITIDRIKS from the exons ATGTCTGAGTCTGACGTGTCGGAAAACAGCGAGTCCACCATCGAGCCTTTCGTGTTCGAACGTGTTCTAGAATCGCTCAAGACTGCTGCTACCGAGACTCTTGAATCCAAAGACTACCTCAGCTACTCAACCTTGCTCGATATCTACCTCGGTGAACCTGCCAAGTATACCTACGACGAAAGAGAAGAGTTACTCTCTGCGTTGCTTTCGATTCTTTCTGCAAACCCGGGTCTCACTTACGAGATCGGCTGGGACCTTCCTGGCCTTTTGATTCTCTACGTAGACTCAGACTTTGACTTCACTGGTGGGCTCAGAAAAGCTCCATGTGtctacaagatcttgaagatctttgaagttcttgCCATCAATGGCAATCCCAaagaattgttcttgaaaagcTGTGAACTCTTGACGACGATCTCTGCCGATGACTCACAAGTAACAGATGACTCTAGCATCAAAgagaagttctttgacGTCAAATTGTATTGTATCTTTGAATTGGTCGACTCGTGtttcaagagaatcaagACATACTACCCATCTCGGTTTCTCGCCATGACTGTTGCCTCGTTTATAAATCTTGCCCATAAAAATGGCAACGACTCTCCCAACAACATCAGCTTCATCATGAAGAGAGCCTATACTTTTGCCAGAAACTATTCATCACCTCCTCTTCCCGACCTGGACGGGGACAAAATGTCTCCCGAAGACTTGTCCAAAATCAAAGAGGACGAAGAGTACTTGCAACGGAAGCTTTTGACTGGGTTCATTTCGCAGCTCATTCAACTAATGAGCAACGACAATTTGAATGGCTACACATTGGACCATTTGAGCTTCCTTCAAGTGCCTCACAGGGGacagttgaagaagtacttTGAATACTCAGTAAACTTGCCAGTAATGGACCGGTTGGCAGAACTAGCTCTTTCGTACGACATCAACTTGACTCAACACTTCAAGCTGATGGTGGCTGACTCGCACACGCTTTTACGTAGCTTTGACTATTCTATAGACCGCGACGAGTTGAGTGCCCAGATCTTCGAGAAGGTCGTTGTAGACTATCAGAAGACTTTGGCAATGTCCATCATCAACAGCGACGCCAAAGAAATTAGAGACTCTCCACTCGGAATCTTCTTGTTATATACCCATGCCATAAGTGTGCGGAGAACTTTCGATTTGATCAAGGTCTCGTTCAGCGATGCGGTTGTGTTGACATTGCGAGTGCTTGTCCCAGAACTTGTCCAGTCCacttttgttttcaagGGTGTAGAAGATGCTACTATCTTTTGGACGTGGTATGCCTTGTACCAGACATctttgaacaacaagaGTGTAGAGACTGAGATTGCTGCCATTTCGCCAGTTTTATTGACCATATATTACCAAGTtattttcttcgtcgtcattACCAATTCTAACCGtcccaacttcaagtacGCCGTGCTAACGTTGTTGACAAGAGTCTTGGCTTTGTCTCCCGAAGATTTAAGCTACGACTTTGTCAAGGACTCTCTTCATAATTGTCCTTACGAACTGGAAAAGCCGATTATGATTGGTGTGTTGAAGGAGTTGCTTACAAAGGATAAGAGCAGCAGTACTTCAGATGTCACTGAAGCATTGGCAAAT TCCGAGGATTCTAAAGTACCTTTGCCTCCTACTTTACCACCAAGAGCATCTTCAGCAAGCTCGAGGTACTTCACTTTAACTAAAGcaagacttgaagatattcttgcacttgttcaagaagcaGTAGATTCTGCCTTTGTAACCCACGAGTCGACTGTGGCCATAGATCCTTCCAAATTGTCAACTTTATCAGCTTATTTAAATCTTTTGGTGATCATTAAGAAGGACCCAGTCGTGTTGCAAGACAAGAAGGCTCTCGACAAAGTAGTAGAGAGCgcagaagaaaatattgCTGCAGTCAAGGAAAAGCACAAGAAGTATCCCAATTCTAACAAGTTTGAGTTGAATGCAGCAGGAATTTTGGAGATAACCATCGACAGAATCAAATCGTGA
- the SIM1 gene encoding protein involved in control of DNA replication, giving the protein MKVSVLSTLTLAASVLAAPMQHKHHQHDKRAVVTKIVYVDGNGNLVNGPAATSAAAAVASVATPSAVASPAASAASSSSQGGSSQGGINGDLNPFTNPSVAFEDGKYSCDSVPVGQGVIAVDWISGLNGGWTTIMNGNGQTSANCQDGYYCSYACQAGMSKTQWPSEQPANGVSVGGLLCKNGLLYRSNTDNDYLCEWGAQTAEFVSNIGQDVAICRTDYPGSENMNIPTLLTAGGNAPVSVVDSDSYYTWRGGKTSTQYYVNNAGVSVEDGCIWGTDGSGVGNWAPVVLGAGTTGGRTYLSLIPNPNNLVKPNYNIKIVAANGANVNGDCKYENGQYNGAGSDGCTVTVVSGTANFVFY; this is encoded by the coding sequence ATGAAGGTTTCTGTTCTTTCCACTTTGACCCTTGCTGCCTCTGTGTTGGCTGCTCCAATGCAACACAAGCACCACCAACACGACAAGAGAGCCGTCGTCACCAAGATCGTCTACGTCGACGGTAACGGTAACTTGGTCAACGGTCCAGCTGCCACCTCTGCTGCAGCTGCCGTTGCTTCTGTCGCCACTCCCTCCGCCGTTGCTTCTCCAGCCGCTTCTGCTgcctcttcctcttctcaAGGTGGTTCCAGCCAGGGCGGTATCAACGGTGACTTGAACCCTTTCACCAACCCAAGCGTTGCCTTTGAAGACGGTAAGTACTCCTGTGACTCCGTTCCTGTCGGCCAGGGTGTTATCGCTGTCGACTGGATTTCTGGCTTGAACGGTGGATGGACCACCATCATGAACGGCAACGGTCAGACCTCTGCCAACTGTCAAGACGGCTACTACTGTTCGTACGCTTGTCAGGCTGGTATGTCCAAGACCCAATGGCCATCCGAACAACCAGCCAACGGTGTTTCTGTTGGTGGTTTGCTCTGTAAGAACGGTTTGTTGTACAGATCCAACACCGACAACGACTACTTGTGTGAATGGGGTGCTCAAACCGCTGAGTTTGTTTCCAACATTGGCCAAGACGTTGCCATCTGTAGAACTGACTACCCTGGTTCCGAAAACATGAACATCCCAACCTTGTTGACTGCCGGCGGCAATGCTCCTGTTTCCGTTGTTGACTCTGACTCCTACTACACCTGGAGAGGAGGAAAGACCTCTACTCAATACTACGTTAACAACGCTGGTGTTTCTGTAGAAGACGGTTGTATCTGGGGTACTGACGGTTCCGGTGTCGGTAACTGGGCTCCTGTTGTTCTTGGTGCCGGTACTACTGGTGGTAGAACTTATTTGTCCTTGATTCCAAACCCTaacaacttggtcaagCCAAACTACAACATCAAGATCGTCGCTGCTAACGGTGCCAACGTCAATGGTGACTGTAAGTACGAAAACGGCCAGTACAACGGTGCTGGTAGCGATGGTTGTACCGTCACTGTTGTGTCTGGTACTGCCAACTTTGTTTTCTACTAA
- a CDS encoding predicted protein: protein MSRSTDEDWSIISSSSDVDDDQSTTSSHDLTLDHQNDPLDLAENRKEPRSSISSFTTFKLPSIYSRSNSSGSKNDAETVIEPETTNDGFQKGDSIDTGIDAGLMGETNSSYAASVSSLSEETNSDSESEQDLCDPEKLAESAISSKINFYENLSKINESIKQSSTNFYSNFAKVKIDQLNKYIADQRAQTVKEEPQELVQEEQENLDDTIVELRTVEETVPTTPLPVDPVDKEHQIQEEQRVFQKYLLQGLAYLQKFLESNSDYLYYYFFASVLSLIPLYYVSCYVTTYFVAEQDPENAIDYMRHMLQELEELMYEEETASISAFSFFSKKKKRVNKIVKYGNRFKNNVFQGSNYVIDNYLHIDRRQVSEVVMAQWNGIRDRSIIISHELVKFGKLTQGQVQVLQGMITNGFFRYKQLGLQTWDLWKADGLSAFNRFSTTGMAKFREFAEITNYQLSSLSDSLYHFLTDDSNKYSQQVLDSWSWIQKASSESYSSFLNVVDSTYNKYDGPVKAAFVSTIETIKANSIAGIDNLNDASSWVVDRIKNVEVKQNLNRCAVAIYKRARPLRDLFKGTTTDVVVVPVYGSVVAPLYGTQIGAKELVAKKKTSEPLAKSRNYSQEVVSGVQSEIMDEFSNMSNRKFHHFFFLINTELHIFEDTGQSKCIEVVCEEQYL, encoded by the exons ATGTCACGTTCTACAGACGAAGACTGGTCCATCATCTCGTCGTCCTCAGATGTCGACGATGACCAATCTACAACTTCGTCACACGACCTCACCTTGGACCACCAGAACGACCCATTGGATTTGGCTGAAAACCGAAAGGAACCGCGTTCatcgatttcttccttcaccACCTTTAAATTACCTTCAATCTACAGTCGTTCGAACAGTTCTGGCTCTAAAAACGATGCTGAAACTGTTATTGAGCCAGAAACCACGAATGACGGGTTCCAAAAAGGGGACAGCATCGATACTGGTATTGATGCAGGTCTCATGGGCGAGACAAATTCTCTGTACGCAGCTTCTGTATCTTCATtatctgaagaaacaaactcAGATTCCGAGTCGGAACAAGATCTCTGTGATCCTGAGAAACTAGCAGAGTCAGctatttcttccaaaatcaACTTCTACGAGAATTTGTCGAAAATTAATGAGTCCATCAAACAGAGTTCAACCAATTTTTATTCCAACTTTGCCAAGGTCAAAATTGACcagttgaacaagtatATCGCCGACCAAAGGGCCCAAACTGTCAAGGAAGAACCACAAGAAttggttcaagaagagcaagaaaaCCTCGACGACACCATTGTCGAGCTTAGGACTGTGGAAGAAACCGTCCCTACCACCCCTCTTCCCGTGGATCCTGTAGACAAAGAACACCAAATCCAGGAGGAACAAAGAGTGTTCCAAAAATACTTGTTGCAAGGACTTGCATATTTACAAAAATTCTTGGAATCGAATTCCGACTACTTGTACTACTACTTTTTTGCCAGTGTTCTCAGCTTGATACCTCTTTACTATGTTTCCTGTTATGTCACGACGTACTTCGTTGCCGAACAAGACCCAGAGAATGCCATCGACTACATGCGCCATATgcttcaagaattggagGAACTCATGTATGAGGAAGAGACAGCCTCGATATCCgctttctctttcttctccaagaagaagaagagagtcAACAAGATTGTGAAATATGGAAACCGgttcaagaacaatgtCTTCCAGGGAAGCAATTATGTCATTGATAATTATCTTCATATCGATAGACGACAGGTGTCTGAAGTGGTCATGGCACAGTGGAATGGCATTAGAGACCGTTCCATCATTATTTCACACGAGTTGGTAAAATTCGGCAAGTTGACACAAGGACAGGTGCAGGTATTGCAGGGCATGATTACCAATGGTTTTTTTAGGTATAAGCAATTGGGATTGCAAACTTGGGATTTATGGAAAGCCGATGGCTTGAGTGCCTTCAATCGTTTCCTGACGACTGGGATGGCAAAGTTCAGGGAGTTTGCTGAAATTACGAACTATCAGCTCTCATCTCTCAGCGACTCTCTCTACCATTTCTTAACAGATGATTCTAACAAGTATTCACAACAGGTTCTTGACAGCTGGCTGTGGATACAGAAGGCATCTTCTGAGAGCTACAGTAGTTTCTTGAACGTTGTGGACTCAACGTACAACAAGTACGATGGGCCCGTGAAGGCTGCATTTGTTTCCACAATAGAGACTATCAAGGCTAACTCCATAGCTGGAATCGATAATTTGAACGATGCTTCTCTGTGGGTTGTCGATAGAATCAAGAATGTAGAAGTGAAAcagaacttgaacagaTGTGCTGTGGCTATTTACAAACGCGCCCGTCCATTAAGAGATTTATTTAAAGGTACAACCACGgatgttgtggttgttCCAGTGTATGGCCTGGTTGTAGCTCCATTATATGGTACCC AAATAGGTGCAAAAGAAttagttgcaaaaaaaaagacCCTGGAACCGCTTGCCAAATCGCGGAACTACCTGCAGGAGGTAGTGTCTGGTGTCCAAAGCGAAATTATGGACGAATTTTCGAATATGTCAAACAGGAAATTTcaccatttcttctttttgatcaACACTGAACTACACATTTTTGAGGACACTGGCCAATCTAAGTGTATAGAAGTAGTGTGCGAAGAACAGTATTTGTAA
- the BCK4 gene encoding probable pyruvate dehydrogenase kinase (branched chain alpha-ketoacid dehydrogenase kinase) — protein MTHLTPFSIHKTAAYENSFICTMQAPAMLQTARIQKHCSRSCGSISVLVRGYSSEHSPITAHSYINDDFLSTISKQEIAKHLKNLGPFPTYSNILNQQHFYQNEVLMEYSKRDPHPVSLRQLAGYGNKLTKQKILNSANFVRIELPIRLAIRIRDLQTLPFGVVNNFHLAQIYESYYHSFNAFRKIPQINTLDQNDKFCETLSSLLDDHVFNLSHLMMGALEVSILNNLGREELDNFMSSMLRSRISRRVIVEEHLSLSENYRSNPYAVKPPHYLGEIFHDCKAIDHFKIVADMIKKSMVSIFPNIDNMPDLEIEGDLSTSFPFMVPHLHYLLSEILRNSYEATIKTHAKMTSKKLPSIRITIINLKKEVIFRISDQGGGISHDQLKSVWSFCKAPDLARNSLANFHRIPGLQLYSNLKVTPAGSSIVSNANSQKLLSSTSLDDVDASTKKKKSTLDRLIDRPYENKLGLGLPMCKVYADYWNGELTMNSLEGYGSDTSLTLKKLGYHSNVMQLDRA, from the exons ATGACTCATCTAACCCCATTTTCCATACACAAAACAGCTGCGTATGAAAATTCATTTATCTGCACCATGCAGGCTCC AGCGATGCTTCAAACAGCTCGAATTCAGAAACATTGCTCGCGCTCCTGTGGATCAATCTCAGTCTTGGTCCGAGGATATTCTCTGGAGCATTCGCCCATTACAGCCCATTCTTACATTAATGATGACTTTCTCTCCACGATAAGCAAACAGGAAATCGCTAAACACCTCAAGAACTTGGGTCCATTTCCCACGTACTCAAACATTTTGAATCAGCAACATTTTTACCAGAATGAGGTGTTGATGGAGTATCTGAAGCGGGATCCACATCCTGTTTCGCTTCGTCAATTGGCAGGTTATGGAAACAAACTCACCAAacagaagatcttgaacagTGCCAACTTCGTCAGAATAGAATTGCCCATCAGATTAGCTATTCGTATAAGAGACTTGCAAACATTGCCGTTTGGGGTGGTCAATAATTTCCATTTGGCTCAAATCTACGAATCGTACTATCATCTGTTCAATGCCTTCAGAAAGATACCCCAGATTAATACCTTGGACCAGAATGACAAGTTTTGTGAAACGTTACTGTCTTTGTTGGACGATCATGTATTCAACTTATCTCATCTTATGATGGGAGCGTTGGAAGTGtccatcttgaacaacttgggCCGTGAGGAGTTGGACAATTTCATGAGTTCGATGTTGAGATCCAGAATTAGTAGAAGGGTCATTGTCGAAGAACACTTATCCCTTTCAGAGAATTACCGTTCGAATCCATATGCTGTGAAACCTCCTCATTATCTTGGTGAGATCTTTCACGACTGTAAGGCAATTGACCATTTCAAAATAGTGGCAGATATGATCAAGAAGTCGATGGTATCCATTTTTCCCAACATCGACAACATGCCTGATttagaaattgaaggagaTTTGTCCACCAGCTTTCCATTTATGGTTCCTCATTTGCATTATTTACTTTCTGAAATATTGAGAAACTCTTATGAGGCTACGATAAAGACACATGCTAAAATGACATCGAAAAAGTTGCCTTCAATCAGAATTACaatcatcaacttgaagaaagaagtcaTATTCAGGATTTCTGACCAGGGTGGAGGTATCAGCCACGATCAGTTAAAGAGTGTCTGGTCATTCTGCAAAGCTCCTGACTTGGCCAGAAACAGTCTTGCCAACTTCCATCGGATTCCTGGCTTGCAATTGTACTCAAACTTAAAGGTGACTCCTGCCGGGTCGTCGATAGTCTCAAACGCAAATTCGCAGAAActcttgtcttcaacatcCTTGGATGATGTTGATGCctctacaaagaagaagaagtccaCTTTGGATAGGTTGATCGACCGGCCCTATGAGAATAAGCTCGGGTTGGGCTTGCCTATGTGTAAAGTATATGCTGATTACTGGAATGGAGAATTGACCATGAACTCGTTGGAAGGATATGGTAGTGATACCAGCTtgacgttgaagaagttgggGTACCATTCCAATGTGATGCAATTGGACAGAGCATGA